In Harmonia axyridis chromosome 6, icHarAxyr1.1, whole genome shotgun sequence, a single window of DNA contains:
- the LOC123683045 gene encoding uncharacterized protein LOC123683045: MVALPYNLKCSIIPKFKGRTTDRGSWTEENLIRAIKYVTEEHHAIRDAAKRFDVSKSTLHRRVTAINNGLEIHSKPKIGSKRRLDKRRRKAQRSEILTSTPYKNSLEEKQVRSKEAEIKKVSKKVKFDGITAKNKTTKMMNKENDMNNNNDSSNKDYSCLICQENFEEDWIQCQKCKEWAHEDCADLDLKSSFYTCDFCKDYPS, from the exons ATGGTGGCACTTCCATACAATCTGAAATGTTCAAT aatacCAAAATTCAAGGGCAGGACGACTGATCGTGGTTCCTGGACTGAAGAAAACCTCATTCGGGCTATAAAATATGTAACAGAAGAGCACCACGCGATAAGAGATGCAGCTAAAAGGTTTGATGTATCAAAATCTACCTTACACAGACGAGTTACAGCTATAAACAATGGTTTGGAAATACATTCAAAACCTAAAATTGGAAG CAAGAGAAGATTGGACAAGAGAAGAAGGAAAGCCCAAAGGAGTGAAATTCTTACATCTACCCCTTACAAAAATTCTTTAGAAGAGAAACAGGTGCGATCTAAAGAAGCCGAAATTAAAAAAGTatcaaaaaaagtaaaattcgaTGGAATTACagctaaaaataaaacaacaaaaatgatgaataaagAAAATGATATGAACAACAATAATGATAGTTCAAATAAAGATTATTCTTGCTTAATTTGCCaggaaaattttgaagaagattGGATACAATGTCAGAAATGTAAAGAATGGGCACATGAAGACTGCGCAGACCTCGATTTGAAGTCATCTTTTTATACATGCGACTTTTGTAAAGATTATCCCAGTTAA
- the LOC123683046 gene encoding uncharacterized protein LOC123683046: protein MDILRRSLGVSRLQKIRNEEIRRLMGVDGTLYEDIEAKQLIWYGHLQRMDEQRLPKKVFEWVPAQRRKRGRPKKTWNEGVIKAMSSRDLRQGQWNDRKGWRKGIGQRQTTL, encoded by the coding sequence ATGGACATACTCCGAAGATCACTGGGAGTATCACGCCTACAAAAGATCAGAAACGAGGAGATACGAAGGCTAATGGGAGTGGACGGAACGCTGTACGAAGATATAGAAGCGAAACAACTTATCTGGTATGGTCACCTACAAAGAATGGACGAACAGAGGCTTCCAAAGAAGGTGTTCGAGTGGGTCCCAGCACAACGCCGAAAAAGAGGACGACCAAAGAAAACCTGGAATGAGGGTGTCATCAAAGCCATGAGTTCCAGGGATTTACGACAAGGACAATGGAATGACAGAAAGGGGTGGCGAAaaggcatcggacaacgtcAAACGACGTTATGA